One genomic window of Sphingobacterium oryzagri includes the following:
- a CDS encoding efflux RND transporter periplasmic adaptor subunit has product MKTTIITLITIVFVWLFSACGGGHSAGDGHDHAAENKKAATEDTPGEHDHAAEVSNIASLTAAQIAAVDIKLGAVENKNLTATLRVNGMLRVPNNNKANVTSLYGGVVKSLHVQLGDQVRKGQVIARVTNPEFVQIQEEYLTLASRIALAEQELQRQQELNEGNAGTMKNLQAARAALNTLRTRRASLQQQIKMMGINPTSITDNKMQADLLVTSPISGVVSDVFAKIGSYVDVSSPVIEVVDNGLIHLDLQVFEKDLPHVKIGQVVNFTLTNNPQISYAAKVVTVGASFENDSKSVAVHCTVIGNKTGLIDGMNTIAAVGLNDVLVAAVRNEAIVEADGKFYIFIQSEKEGEEHHDEVGHEHSNEEGHDHQHDEKNIQRETTFNFERVEVNKGISEMGYTAITPVVKLPTGVKVVTQGAFFIQAKMSNNSGHSHSH; this is encoded by the coding sequence ATGAAAACGACGATAATAACATTAATAACTATAGTCTTTGTATGGCTGTTTTCGGCTTGCGGCGGCGGGCATAGTGCGGGAGACGGACACGACCATGCTGCTGAAAATAAAAAAGCAGCTACGGAAGATACGCCAGGCGAGCATGATCATGCTGCGGAAGTTTCCAACATCGCGTCGCTCACGGCTGCGCAAATAGCGGCTGTGGATATTAAATTGGGCGCGGTAGAAAATAAAAACCTGACCGCCACGCTGCGGGTAAATGGTATGCTACGCGTACCGAATAATAATAAAGCTAATGTCACATCGCTTTATGGGGGCGTGGTAAAATCATTGCACGTGCAGCTGGGCGACCAGGTTCGAAAAGGGCAGGTGATTGCACGGGTAACGAATCCTGAATTTGTCCAGATACAAGAAGAATATCTCACTTTGGCCAGCCGTATTGCATTGGCTGAACAAGAATTACAACGACAGCAGGAGCTTAATGAAGGAAACGCTGGTACGATGAAGAACTTGCAAGCGGCTCGTGCCGCGTTAAACACGTTGCGCACCCGTCGTGCTTCTTTGCAGCAGCAAATAAAGATGATGGGCATCAATCCAACGAGCATTACCGATAATAAAATGCAGGCCGATTTGTTGGTTACCAGTCCGATAAGTGGTGTGGTGAGTGACGTTTTTGCTAAAATCGGTAGTTATGTCGATGTTTCATCTCCAGTTATTGAAGTGGTGGATAATGGATTAATCCATCTCGATCTGCAAGTGTTTGAAAAGGATTTGCCACATGTAAAAATAGGGCAGGTGGTTAATTTTACGTTGACGAATAATCCGCAAATTTCTTACGCCGCTAAAGTGGTGACCGTAGGTGCATCATTTGAAAACGATAGTAAATCTGTGGCGGTGCATTGTACCGTCATTGGTAACAAAACTGGCTTGATTGACGGGATGAATACGATTGCAGCTGTAGGATTGAACGATGTATTGGTCGCCGCGGTACGTAACGAAGCTATAGTGGAGGCTGATGGCAAATTTTACATCTTTATTCAAAGTGAAAAAGAAGGGGAAGAGCACCATGATGAGGTCGGACATGAGCATTCAAACGAAGAAGGGCATGACCATCAGCATGATGAAAAAAACATACAAAGAGAAACAACCTTTAACTTTGAACGTGTAGAGGTGAACAAAGGCATTTCAGAAATGGGCTATACCGCCATTACGCCAGTAGTCAAACTCCCTACAGGTGTCAAGGTGGTAACTCAAGGTGCTTTTTTTATTCAAGCGAAAATGAGCAATAACTCAGGTCATAGTCACAGCCACTAG
- a CDS encoding heavy metal translocating P-type ATPase — translation MGHDHQTTTPVDCNATDSCCSPKRKTEEQQHNHDGHTHGDTQTSWRIFAPALLSFILLLTGLALDYYIAQTWFSGWLRFVWYAAAYLPVGLPVLRDAWFNIRKGDFFSEFFLMGIATIGAFAIGEYPEGVAVMLFYAVGELFQDLAVSNAKKNISALLDQRPDIVTVLLNGVPSVKKAETVTPGEVIQLKPGEKLGLDGELLSDSASFNTAALTGESKPDSKVKGDSVLAGMINLQTVAQVKVTTAYNASKLSKILELVQQASKQKAPTELFIRKFAKVYTPIVVFLAVGICILPYFFVSDYQFNTWLYRSLIFLVISCPCALVISIPLGYFGGIGAASRQGILFKGGNYLDALAKIQHVVTDKTGTMTEGVFAVQQVQLEPGYQEADILPLVNAIEQQSTHPIATAIQQYVGATQKQIVLHGVTEIAGHGLQAQVEGEELLVGNFKLMDRFSVRYPVDPSSLVFTTIAIALGGKFVGYISIADKIKEDAKAAVARLHKLGVKTTMLSGDKTSVVTYVARELDIDQAFGDLLPEDKVNRIKEIKATNQQVAFVGDGINDAPVVALSDVGIAMGGLGSDATIETADVVIQDDRPSKIATAIQIGKKTKRVVWQNIALAFIVKAAVLALGAWGVATMWEAVFADVGVSILAILNAVRIQRMKF, via the coding sequence ATGGGACACGATCATCAAACTACTACACCGGTAGACTGTAACGCGACAGATAGCTGCTGTTCTCCGAAAAGGAAAACGGAGGAGCAACAGCACAACCATGACGGCCATACCCATGGCGATACACAAACATCCTGGCGTATATTTGCACCGGCACTACTTTCTTTTATACTCTTGTTGACAGGGTTGGCATTAGATTACTATATCGCGCAAACCTGGTTTTCCGGCTGGCTGCGTTTTGTGTGGTATGCCGCGGCATACCTGCCCGTCGGCTTGCCCGTGTTGCGTGACGCCTGGTTTAACATACGCAAAGGCGATTTCTTTTCGGAGTTTTTTCTCATGGGTATCGCCACGATAGGCGCATTTGCTATTGGCGAGTATCCGGAAGGCGTTGCCGTGATGTTGTTTTACGCTGTTGGCGAATTGTTTCAGGATTTGGCCGTTTCGAATGCGAAAAAGAACATCAGCGCATTATTGGATCAGCGGCCTGATATAGTGACTGTCTTATTAAACGGGGTACCATCCGTCAAAAAAGCAGAAACAGTAACGCCTGGCGAAGTCATCCAACTGAAACCCGGAGAAAAGCTTGGATTGGACGGTGAGTTACTCTCAGATAGTGCTTCCTTTAATACAGCCGCCCTAACGGGCGAAAGCAAACCCGATTCCAAGGTAAAGGGCGACAGTGTATTGGCTGGTATGATAAATCTGCAAACGGTGGCGCAAGTAAAAGTAACTACCGCTTATAACGCCAGTAAACTCAGTAAGATTCTTGAGCTTGTGCAACAAGCGAGTAAACAAAAAGCACCGACCGAGCTGTTTATCCGAAAGTTTGCCAAGGTTTATACGCCGATCGTTGTTTTTTTAGCCGTTGGCATCTGCATATTGCCCTATTTCTTTGTTTCGGACTATCAGTTTAACACGTGGCTATACCGGTCTCTGATATTTTTGGTGATATCGTGCCCTTGTGCTTTGGTTATCTCCATTCCGCTTGGCTACTTTGGAGGCATCGGTGCCGCCAGTCGTCAGGGTATTTTGTTTAAAGGCGGAAATTACCTGGACGCGTTGGCGAAAATACAGCATGTGGTGACCGATAAAACCGGGACAATGACAGAAGGTGTGTTTGCCGTGCAGCAAGTGCAGCTTGAGCCGGGTTATCAAGAAGCCGACATTTTACCGCTGGTAAATGCGATAGAACAACAGAGTACACATCCTATCGCGACTGCCATTCAACAGTATGTAGGGGCAACCCAAAAGCAGATCGTGTTGCATGGCGTTACCGAAATTGCGGGACATGGTTTGCAAGCGCAGGTGGAAGGAGAAGAACTGCTTGTGGGCAATTTTAAATTGATGGATCGTTTTTCTGTCCGCTATCCGGTTGATCCTTCCTCGCTTGTGTTTACCACGATTGCCATAGCGTTAGGAGGAAAGTTTGTGGGCTACATCAGCATTGCCGATAAAATCAAGGAAGATGCGAAGGCGGCGGTGGCACGTTTGCATAAACTCGGCGTTAAAACAACGATGCTGAGCGGCGATAAAACTTCTGTGGTTACTTATGTCGCTCGTGAGCTTGATATCGATCAAGCTTTTGGCGACCTCTTACCAGAAGATAAGGTTAACCGTATTAAAGAAATAAAGGCGACCAATCAGCAGGTTGCATTTGTCGGCGACGGTATAAACGATGCGCCCGTTGTGGCGCTTAGTGATGTCGGGATTGCGATGGGTGGATTGGGCAGTGATGCGACGATTGAAACCGCAGATGTCGTCATTCAGGACGATCGACCTTCGAAAATAGCAACCGCTATTCAAATTGGTAAAAAGACCAAGCGTGTCGTATGGCAAAATATAGCACTTGCCTTTATTGTTAAAGCAGCGGTACTGGCGCTCGGCGCTTGGGGCGTGGCTACCATGTGGGAAGCGGTTTTTGCGGATGTTGGCGTTTCGATTCTGGCTATTCTGAATGCGGTGCGTATTCAACGAATGAAATTTTAA
- a CDS encoding cold-shock protein, giving the protein MQQGKVKFFNETKGFGFITPSNGGKDIFVHSTGLLGNIRENDEVEFETEEGKKGINAKNVRVVR; this is encoded by the coding sequence ATGCAACAAGGCAAAGTAAAGTTTTTCAACGAGACGAAAGGATTTGGATTCATTACCCCATCAAACGGCGGAAAAGATATTTTCGTTCATTCTACGGGTTTGTTAGGAAACATTCGTGAAAACGATGAGGTAGAATTTGAGACAGAAGAAGGCAAAAAAGGAATCAACGCGAAGAATGTTCGCGTCGTGCGCTAA
- a CDS encoding cold-shock protein → MQEGVVKFFNETKGFGFITPNDGGREVFVHTSGLKDRIRENDHVSFEVQDGKKGPNAVNVKLI, encoded by the coding sequence ATGCAAGAAGGCGTAGTAAAATTTTTTAACGAAACTAAAGGTTTCGGATTCATTACACCGAATGATGGTGGACGTGAAGTTTTTGTTCATACATCGGGTTTAAAAGATCGTATTCGTGAAAACGATCATGTATCTTTTGAGGTGCAAGATGGAAAAAAAGGCCCAAATGCAGTAAATGTTAAGTTGATCTAA
- a CDS encoding sensor histidine kinase, whose protein sequence is MKELDIIYLLVTAIVVSKIIIGFLIVYLVKRRRELSREKAKLYQSNVALEAHIVKIEEQQQEIVDSENFKLKILSLASHDLRTPFQELVMLFDYADVSDLSDSEFKKLMQTIRKQLKISKNMLDNVLVWTAGQLKNKEYGKSAIALAEQINLTVDLFATQTAAKQINVINNVPDGVSIIGNAEVFNFVIRNLLSNAIKYSPVASAVEIGADESEVGVRCIYIQDAGQGIDENTLITLRSGQLIQSTLGTDQEKGVGLGLSLCRDLLKRVGWSLEIESEWGKGSRFSLFFVAEKPNHVLQFADRPQTGTLN, encoded by the coding sequence ATGAAAGAACTGGATATCATTTATCTGCTTGTTACTGCGATCGTCGTAAGTAAGATTATCATCGGCTTTTTAATAGTTTACCTCGTCAAGCGGCGGCGAGAATTAAGTCGGGAGAAGGCCAAATTGTATCAGTCAAATGTCGCGTTGGAAGCCCACATTGTTAAAATTGAAGAGCAGCAGCAGGAGATCGTTGACTCGGAAAATTTCAAATTAAAGATTCTCTCACTCGCTTCGCACGATCTGCGTACGCCGTTTCAAGAATTGGTTATGCTTTTTGATTATGCCGATGTATCCGATTTAAGCGATTCCGAATTTAAAAAGCTTATGCAGACGATCAGAAAGCAACTCAAGATATCCAAGAATATGTTGGATAACGTATTGGTATGGACTGCCGGGCAGCTTAAAAATAAGGAATATGGAAAATCCGCTATTGCCTTAGCCGAACAGATCAACTTAACTGTCGATCTTTTTGCGACCCAAACGGCTGCAAAGCAGATCAACGTGATAAACAATGTGCCAGATGGGGTAAGCATAATCGGCAATGCCGAAGTGTTTAATTTTGTCATCCGAAACTTGCTTAGCAACGCGATAAAATACAGTCCTGTCGCAAGCGCAGTAGAAATAGGTGCAGACGAAAGTGAGGTTGGCGTGAGATGTATTTACATTCAGGACGCGGGACAGGGTATCGACGAAAATACATTGATCACGCTAAGAAGCGGCCAGCTTATACAAAGTACATTAGGAACAGATCAAGAAAAAGGCGTTGGATTGGGCTTGTCATTGTGCCGCGATCTACTTAAACGAGTGGGTTGGTCGCTGGAAATTGAAAGCGAGTGGGGTAAAGGCAGTCGCTTTAGCTTATTTTTTGTCGCAGAAAAGCCAAATCATGTGCTTCAGTTTGCAGATAGACCGCAAACCGGTACGCTGAATTAA
- a CDS encoding GAF domain-containing protein, giving the protein MPLQEIKRLRAVDRFLSIQFENEKEVRDLVRLAAEICGAKIASITILDAVTQHFRYSWGIDIAEADRQDAFCSLTITGSKAVIINDTLSEPQLANNPYVTGAPYVRFYAGVPLLTHDGHNVGSLCVLDDHTIDLSEAQLSMLYTLAKQIVQLFELQASIILLKEKLEDVRQSQIRLKSFFESKLLLHLLLDADLHIISFNNIFSKLALTHFNKVPKEGDDIREYLQEHSATDFLTYCVQALDGQELTVNLESRNVDAVVNWMVYFEPAIDPQGNIFGISCNALDVSQKVLQDAQLLKQNEHLREVAFYQSHELRRPVSSILGIVAYLYEKFGDKIPEEIELLKLSTMELDEKIRHIVQIADQQTI; this is encoded by the coding sequence ATGCCATTACAAGAAATAAAAAGATTAAGAGCTGTAGATCGTTTTCTCAGCATACAATTTGAAAATGAGAAAGAGGTACGCGATCTCGTACGCTTAGCGGCAGAAATTTGTGGCGCAAAGATTGCGTCGATAACCATTTTGGACGCTGTTACACAGCATTTTCGATACAGCTGGGGAATCGATATTGCGGAAGCCGACAGGCAGGACGCTTTTTGTAGCCTGACGATAACGGGCAGCAAAGCGGTAATTATAAACGACACGCTATCCGAACCACAACTTGCAAACAACCCCTATGTCACCGGTGCGCCGTATGTACGCTTTTACGCGGGTGTACCTTTGCTTACGCATGATGGCCACAATGTAGGTAGCCTGTGCGTCTTAGACGACCACACCATCGATCTTTCTGAGGCGCAGCTTTCTATGTTGTATACGCTGGCCAAACAAATCGTACAATTATTTGAACTGCAAGCCAGTATTATCTTGCTGAAGGAAAAACTAGAAGACGTTCGACAATCGCAAATAAGACTTAAATCTTTTTTCGAGAGCAAGTTGCTGCTACATCTTTTATTAGACGCCGATTTGCACATCATTAGCTTCAATAATATCTTTTCTAAATTAGCGCTCACACACTTCAACAAAGTACCGAAAGAGGGCGATGATATCCGCGAATATTTACAAGAACACAGCGCAACGGATTTTTTAACCTATTGTGTGCAAGCCTTGGACGGTCAAGAACTCACCGTCAACCTGGAGTCTAGAAACGTGGACGCCGTTGTGAACTGGATGGTGTATTTTGAACCCGCTATCGATCCGCAGGGTAACATTTTTGGTATATCGTGCAATGCTTTAGATGTTTCGCAAAAAGTGCTGCAAGACGCACAATTATTGAAACAAAACGAACATCTCCGCGAAGTCGCCTTTTATCAATCGCATGAGTTGCGCAGACCCGTTTCTTCTATACTCGGTATTGTGGCCTATCTCTACGAAAAATTTGGCGATAAAATTCCGGAAGAAATCGAACTCTTAAAGTTGAGTACCATGGAGCTTGATGAAAAGATTCGACACATCGTCCAGATTGCCGATCAACAGACGATCTAG
- a CDS encoding response regulator: MLISVVDDDPVFQFLCKAYFTHCAEDVTVVNFNNGELAWLHFKKLLHCPEEIPKLILVDINMPNMNGWDLVDEMAKFDLLKNTHVYMVSSSISVSDREKSLAKPLVKDYLKKPLSITDFQRIYQQAFAT, encoded by the coding sequence ATGTTGATAAGTGTTGTTGATGATGATCCTGTTTTTCAATTTTTGTGCAAAGCGTATTTCACGCACTGTGCCGAAGATGTGACCGTTGTAAATTTTAATAATGGCGAGTTAGCTTGGTTACACTTTAAGAAATTGCTTCATTGCCCCGAGGAAATCCCTAAACTTATTTTGGTTGACATCAATATGCCGAATATGAACGGGTGGGATTTGGTTGATGAGATGGCGAAATTTGATCTCTTGAAAAACACACACGTTTATATGGTAAGCTCATCGATCTCGGTTAGCGATAGGGAGAAGAGTCTGGCAAAACCGCTGGTAAAAGATTACCTAAAAAAACCATTGAGCATTACTGACTTTCAACGCATATATCAACAAGCCTTCGCTACATAA
- a CDS encoding fatty acid desaturase family protein, protein MKSTIKFNNANTLFSKDLKVKINHYFQASSKKKTGNRRIFLKAAILLVSFTTLYSMLVFVQPHWSLSILLCLIFGVNLAAIGFNIMHDAGHNSFSDNKNLNTFLSYTLNLLGGNIYFWKLKHNIAHHTYTNIDGEDHDIEIKFMRIHHDQALKGHHRYQRLYFPILYGVSYLAWIFYQDYEKYFRQKMGKNSETFAFPLREKAIFWISKTLHFLLFIVTPVYFVGWLPTLIGLLIVGVVCGLCLATVFQLAHVVSGTEFKTVDASKVADEWMIHQLQSTANFATKSKTLTWLLGGLNFQVEHHLFPKISHVHYPAINAIVRETCFEHNIPYTEFGSIWQAFRSHVQVIHFMSR, encoded by the coding sequence ATGAAATCCACCATAAAATTCAACAATGCGAATACATTGTTCTCGAAAGATCTAAAAGTTAAAATCAATCACTATTTTCAAGCTTCCTCGAAGAAAAAGACCGGTAACCGCCGTATATTTTTAAAGGCTGCCATCTTATTGGTATCTTTTACGACGCTCTACAGTATGTTGGTTTTCGTACAACCACATTGGTCGTTGTCTATCCTGTTGTGCCTTATTTTTGGCGTCAATCTTGCCGCTATTGGCTTTAATATTATGCACGATGCAGGACATAACTCGTTTTCGGACAATAAAAACTTAAACACGTTTCTCTCCTACACCCTAAATCTATTAGGCGGAAACATTTATTTTTGGAAGCTTAAACATAATATAGCGCACCATACGTACACGAATATTGACGGAGAAGATCATGATATCGAAATCAAATTCATGCGCATCCACCACGATCAGGCGTTAAAAGGACATCATCGCTATCAGCGCCTCTATTTCCCTATCCTGTATGGCGTATCTTATCTAGCCTGGATTTTCTATCAGGACTATGAAAAATACTTCCGTCAAAAAATGGGTAAAAATTCAGAGACCTTTGCCTTTCCGTTGCGAGAGAAAGCTATTTTTTGGATTAGCAAAACCTTGCATTTTTTGTTATTCATTGTCACGCCGGTATACTTCGTCGGGTGGTTGCCTACCCTTATCGGTTTACTGATCGTTGGCGTGGTGTGCGGATTGTGTCTGGCAACTGTTTTTCAACTTGCGCACGTGGTTTCTGGAACGGAATTTAAAACTGTTGACGCGTCAAAAGTAGCGGATGAGTGGATGATTCACCAACTACAGTCGACCGCAAATTTCGCTACCAAAAGCAAGACGCTTACCTGGCTTCTCGGTGGTTTAAATTTCCAAGTGGAGCATCACCTCTTTCCAAAGATAAGCCATGTGCACTATCCGGCCATCAACGCCATTGTGCGCGAAACCTGCTTCGAGCACAACATTCCGTATACCGAATTTGGCTCGATTTGGCAAGCATTTCGTTCGCACGTGCAGGTTATTCATTTCATGTCACGCTAA
- a CDS encoding ATP-binding protein — MVDNQILCEQEPIHLVGRIQGFGKSLILDADLTVVGISANFDAWLSTAVESFLEKNIIHLAQACFQEDWPPIEEFLQKNLNAPNVRETLEITLFGRLFDLCVYQQDAFIHLDFENKNKIFPNVIKLSSYSKKLNQSGERLWKSLCESIREIVGYDRVMVYQFLEDKSGQVIAESIKDGITSYFGFRFPEFDIPAQARRLYEKHHARQTADITAQTFPILSLRNTAFDLSFSNLRALSPIHLQYLANAGAQASLSFSIIVQDELWGMVTCQHSEARHVDYNERALALFLTEFAVNKHLAVVLEQDLELDREIAALEMKVKENILLKSNVLTGLAAALPDLAKLISADGIAVVHKDRNLLYNTGFNSQELDRLHSYINSLHDKPILKDHNFAFKHRDDIDIPLTFAGLCRLDIDLTRSFSLYAFRKEVIFEESWAGKPEKLMTYDETQHTYYPSPRQSFEAWKQAVYGTAPRWKTENILALKRIRQVVRESIVQKSDEISNLNQELIQLNNALDTYSYTVTHDLKNPLSSIKLSGQFLRLKANDNPLVVKSADNILHAVRDMEGMMDKILEFSKAKVYQFTPEWIDVANIIKNIVETGANRYVIPFESIIIERTLPIYGERSLLYQLFSNVIGNAIKYSSKELHPKIVIASAVNNNMVTYYITDNGIGIDNTELEKVYEVFKRMSNAAGFEGSGVGMAIVKRILERFNGQIDIRSKVGVGTTIAISFPNADIPAEWLNGTHLEEQ, encoded by the coding sequence ATGGTAGACAACCAAATACTTTGCGAACAAGAACCCATACATCTGGTCGGCAGAATTCAAGGATTTGGTAAGTCTTTGATACTTGATGCGGACCTAACAGTTGTGGGTATTAGCGCAAATTTTGATGCATGGCTTTCCACAGCAGTCGAGAGTTTCTTGGAAAAGAACATCATCCATTTGGCGCAGGCCTGTTTTCAGGAAGATTGGCCGCCTATCGAAGAGTTCCTACAAAAAAATCTTAACGCACCCAACGTACGCGAAACATTAGAAATCACCTTATTTGGCAGGTTGTTTGACCTATGCGTTTATCAGCAAGATGCCTTTATCCATCTAGATTTCGAAAATAAGAACAAGATTTTCCCGAATGTCATTAAGCTTTCCTCCTACTCCAAGAAACTTAATCAATCGGGCGAACGCCTTTGGAAATCGCTTTGTGAAAGTATACGCGAAATCGTGGGCTATGACCGCGTGATGGTTTATCAATTTTTAGAAGATAAAAGCGGTCAGGTCATTGCGGAAAGCATAAAAGATGGCATCACCTCCTATTTTGGATTCCGTTTTCCTGAATTTGATATTCCAGCCCAAGCAAGACGACTATACGAAAAGCATCATGCGCGCCAAACGGCTGACATCACTGCACAAACGTTTCCCATACTTAGCCTCCGAAACACGGCCTTCGATTTAAGTTTTAGTAATCTGCGGGCGCTTTCGCCTATCCATTTGCAATATTTGGCCAATGCGGGCGCGCAAGCCAGCCTTAGTTTCTCCATCATCGTGCAAGATGAATTGTGGGGCATGGTGACCTGCCAGCACAGTGAAGCCCGACATGTAGACTATAATGAACGTGCGCTGGCACTTTTCTTAACCGAATTTGCCGTCAATAAACACTTGGCCGTCGTCCTTGAGCAAGATCTGGAGCTGGATCGAGAGATTGCTGCACTTGAAATGAAAGTCAAGGAGAATATATTACTAAAAAGCAATGTGTTAACCGGACTTGCAGCGGCTCTTCCCGATCTCGCTAAACTTATTTCGGCAGATGGTATCGCTGTGGTGCACAAAGATCGAAACCTGCTCTACAATACCGGTTTCAATAGCCAGGAGCTGGATAGACTGCATAGCTATATCAATAGCTTGCACGATAAGCCTATTCTTAAAGACCACAATTTTGCGTTCAAACATCGAGACGATATTGATATACCCCTGACGTTTGCCGGATTGTGCAGATTAGATATTGATCTCACGCGCTCATTTAGCCTCTACGCGTTTCGTAAAGAAGTCATTTTCGAAGAAAGTTGGGCAGGAAAGCCTGAAAAACTGATGACTTATGATGAAACGCAACATACCTATTACCCATCACCCCGGCAGTCTTTCGAAGCCTGGAAACAAGCCGTATACGGTACCGCACCGCGCTGGAAAACGGAAAATATACTGGCGTTAAAACGTATTCGACAGGTTGTTCGTGAAAGCATCGTGCAGAAGTCAGATGAAATCAGCAACCTAAACCAAGAACTGATTCAATTGAATAACGCGCTGGACACGTATTCCTACACGGTTACGCACGATCTTAAAAATCCCTTATCTTCGATCAAGCTAAGTGGGCAGTTTTTGCGGCTGAAAGCAAATGATAATCCGCTAGTTGTAAAGAGTGCAGATAATATTCTCCATGCCGTACGCGATATGGAAGGCATGATGGATAAGATTTTAGAATTTTCAAAAGCCAAAGTTTACCAATTTACGCCAGAGTGGATAGATGTGGCCAATATCATCAAAAATATTGTCGAGACGGGTGCCAATCGATACGTCATACCTTTCGAAAGTATAATTATTGAGCGCACACTGCCGATTTACGGCGAGCGATCGCTCTTGTATCAACTTTTCAGCAACGTAATCGGTAATGCGATCAAATATTCAAGTAAAGAACTCCATCCTAAAATTGTGATAGCGAGTGCTGTAAACAACAATATGGTTACCTATTACATAACGGATAACGGAATCGGTATTGACAACACCGAATTGGAAAAGGTATACGAAGTATTTAAAAGAATGTCTAACGCCGCCGGTTTTGAAGGGTCGGGCGTGGGTATGGCCATTGTAAAAAGAATATTGGAACGATTTAATGGTCAGATAGATATCCGTAGTAAAGTGGGCGTAGGCACGACCATTGCTATCAGTTTTCCGAACGCAGACATTCCCGCCGAGTGGTTAAACGGAACGCACCTGGAAGAACAATAA
- a CDS encoding response regulator has translation MTQKKIFICDDDMGIVNMLEMMLELTDANVITESNSLLAYDRLLAERPDVFIVDLWMPEMGGNEIIEKIRTSEELKDTYILCISASRDGELVAMKAGADIFLPKPFDMDEILTIVEGALETNDI, from the coding sequence ATGACACAAAAAAAGATTTTTATTTGTGATGATGATATGGGGATCGTCAATATGTTAGAAATGATGCTTGAATTGACCGATGCCAATGTAATTACGGAATCCAACAGCCTGCTAGCCTACGACAGGCTGCTGGCAGAACGACCGGATGTTTTTATAGTCGATCTCTGGATGCCCGAAATGGGAGGCAATGAAATCATTGAAAAAATACGCACCTCCGAAGAATTAAAAGATACTTACATCTTATGCATTTCGGCCAGCAGAGATGGCGAACTAGTTGCTATGAAAGCCGGAGCAGATATCTTTTTACCAAAACCATTTGATATGGATGAGATTTTAACCATCGTAGAGGGCGCCTTGGAAACTAACGATATTTAA